The following are encoded together in the Phaseolus vulgaris cultivar G19833 chromosome 9, P. vulgaris v2.0, whole genome shotgun sequence genome:
- the LOC137821715 gene encoding uncharacterized methyltransferase At2g41040, chloroplastic produces the protein MSLTTSPLLRPLHQLQFLKCPRFSSKSHLRPRRFHSLTQRTIPAISAVAVESELRTQQDQSIEADVFACPICYEPLIRKGSPGLNLSAIYRSGFMCKRCKKSYSSKDRYLDLTVTAGLKDYTEIQPARTELFRSPLVSFLYERGWRQNFRQSGFPGPDEEFKMAQEYFESAKGGLVVDVSCGSGLFSRKFAKSGTYSGVVALDFSENMLRQCYDFIKKDDTLSTTNIALVRADVSRLPFASGSVDAVHAGAALHCWSSPSNAVAEITRILKSGGIFVGSTFLRYSSSTPWFIRPFRERTAQGYGFLTEEEIKDLCTSCGLTNYSSKIQQAFIMFTAQKP, from the exons ATGTCCCTCACTACTTCTCCTCTTCTTCGTCCTCTGCATCAATTACAGTTCCTCAAATGCCCTCGCTTTTCTTCTAAATCCCATTTGCGCCCTCGTCGCTTCCACTCCCTAACCCAGAGAACCATTCCTGCAATCTCCGCTGTTGCAGTGGAATCG GAGTTGCGTACACAACAGGATCAATCGATTGAAGCAGACGTCTTTGCTTGCCCTATATGTTATGAACCATTGATAAGAAAAGGCTCTCCTGGCCTGAATTT ATCAGCAATCTATAGATCCGGTTTCATGTGTAAGAGATGTAAGAAGTCATATTCTAGTAAAGACAGGTATCTGGATTTGACTGTAACTGCTGGATTGAAAGATTACACTGAAATTCAACCAGCTCGGACTGAGCTTTTCAG GAGTCCCCTTGTTTCCTTCTTATATGAAAGAGGTTGGCGTCAGAATTTCAGGCAAAGTGGCTTTCCTGGTCCTGATGAAGAG TTCAAAATGGCTCAAGAGTACTTCGAATCTGCTAAAGGTGGACTTGTTGTTGATGTTAGCTGTGGCAGTGGTTTATTTTCCAGAAAATTCGCAAAATCTGGAACCTATTCTGGAGTCGTTGCACTAGATTTCTCTGAAAATATGCTTCGACAATGTTATGATTTCATTAAGAAAGATGACACACTTTCAACCAC TAATATTGCTCTTGTAAGGGCAGATGTTTCTAGGCTTCCCTTCGCATCAGGTTCAGTTGATGCTGTTCATGCTGGTGCAGCTTTGCATTGCTGGTCATCTCCCTCCAATGCT GTTGCTGAAATCACCCGGATACTAAAAAGTGGTGGAATTTTTGTTGGAAGCACTTTTCTGCGTTACAGTTCATCAACTCCCTGGTTTATACGCCCTTTTAGAGAG AGGACTGCACAAGGCTATGGTTTTTTAACAGAGGAAGAGATCAAAGACCTTTGCACCTCGTGTGGTCTTACAAATTACTCAAGCAAGATTCAACAGGCTTTTATTATGTTTACAGCTCAGAAGCCATAG